In Kitasatospora gansuensis, a genomic segment contains:
- a CDS encoding DUF6454 family protein codes for MALGVNAAIGRLTRANSWDVVAKIPIGFTCHHPQGLDRVGETFYLSGVQILEPTTRLDPPVDGLDRTAGRGRGFLFELTPDGQLLREWELGEGDMYHVGGIAWDGEALWVPVAEYRPGSHSVMYRVDPVSSTVTEMFRYPEHLGGVSRDPATGLLHAITWGGRRVLVLTERGELVREMPMRSHYVDFQDCVEVEDGLVSWTGVAEYPDGAGRVFGLGGIALLDLATGDVRHEVPVTTLSPTGRVVTYNATHLEMAGDRLRMYAVPDDSDEPGESTLLVLETVL; via the coding sequence ATGGCGCTCGGCGTGAACGCGGCGATCGGACGGCTGACCAGGGCGAACAGCTGGGACGTGGTGGCGAAGATCCCGATCGGCTTCACCTGCCACCACCCGCAGGGCCTGGACCGGGTCGGCGAGACCTTCTACCTGAGCGGCGTGCAGATCCTGGAGCCGACCACCCGGCTGGACCCGCCGGTCGACGGCCTGGACCGGACCGCCGGGAGGGGCCGGGGCTTCCTGTTCGAGCTGACGCCGGACGGGCAGCTGCTCCGCGAGTGGGAGCTCGGCGAGGGCGACATGTACCACGTCGGCGGGATCGCCTGGGACGGCGAGGCGCTCTGGGTGCCGGTTGCCGAGTACCGGCCCGGCTCGCACTCCGTCATGTACCGGGTGGACCCGGTGAGTTCGACCGTCACCGAGATGTTCCGCTACCCCGAGCACCTGGGCGGGGTCTCCCGCGATCCGGCCACCGGGCTGCTGCACGCGATCACCTGGGGCGGCCGCCGGGTGCTGGTCCTCACCGAACGGGGCGAGCTGGTCCGGGAGATGCCGATGCGCTCGCACTACGTGGACTTCCAGGACTGCGTGGAGGTCGAGGACGGCCTGGTCTCCTGGACCGGGGTGGCCGAGTACCCCGACGGCGCGGGCCGGGTGTTCGGCCTCGGCGGGATCGCGCTGCTGGACCTGGCCACCGGCGACGTCCGGCACGAGGTGCCGGTCACCACGCTCTCGCCGACCGGCCGGGTGGTCACCTACAACGCCACCCACCTGGAGATGGCCGGGGACCGGCTGCGGATGTACGCCGTCCCGGACGACTCCGACGAGCCGGGCGAGTCCACCCTGCTGGTGCTGGAGACGGTGCTGTGA
- the thiE gene encoding thiamine phosphate synthase — protein MTDARTRLADARLYLCTDARREQGDLPEFLDAVLANGVDIVQLRDKGLEAKQELEYLEVFADAARRHGKLFSVNDRADVAHAARPDVLHLGQDDLPVPAARAILGPDVIFGRSCHAESEVDAAIAEPGVDYFCTGPVWPTPTKPGRYAPGLGLVSYAAKAVTDRPWFAIGGIDLGNLDEVLAAGATRVVVVRAITAAEDPGAAAAELARRIRR, from the coding sequence ATGACGGACGCCCGCACGCGGCTGGCCGACGCCCGGCTGTACCTGTGCACCGACGCCCGCCGCGAGCAGGGCGACCTGCCGGAGTTCCTCGACGCCGTGCTGGCCAACGGGGTGGACATCGTCCAGCTCCGGGACAAGGGCCTGGAGGCCAAGCAGGAGCTCGAGTACCTGGAGGTCTTCGCCGACGCCGCCCGCCGGCACGGCAAGCTCTTCTCGGTGAACGACCGGGCGGACGTCGCGCACGCGGCCCGCCCCGACGTCCTGCACCTCGGCCAGGACGACCTGCCGGTGCCCGCCGCGCGGGCGATCCTCGGCCCGGACGTGATCTTCGGCCGGTCCTGCCACGCCGAATCCGAGGTCGACGCGGCGATCGCCGAGCCGGGCGTCGACTACTTCTGCACCGGCCCGGTCTGGCCGACCCCGACGAAGCCGGGTCGGTACGCGCCCGGCCTCGGGCTGGTCTCGTACGCGGCCAAGGCCGTGACGGACCGTCCGTGGTTCGCGATCGGCGGCATCGACCTGGGCAACCTGGACGAGGTCCTGGCGGCCGGTGCCACCCGCGTCGTCGTGGTCCGCGCGATCACCGCCGCCGAGGACCCGGGCGCGGCCGCCGCGGAGCTGGCCCGCCGGATCCGGCGGTAG
- a CDS encoding Rv2175c family DNA-binding protein, whose translation MTSEKIEALVPAWMYLPDISEQWGVPVTEVRDMVKSGKLIAVRRGPNKSLQVPAAFIDGPGLVKHLSGTLTLLRDAKFTDAEIIDWLFTEQPSLPGSPIEALVENRGTEVKRRAQAELI comes from the coding sequence ATGACGTCAGAGAAGATCGAAGCCCTGGTCCCCGCGTGGATGTACCTGCCCGACATCAGTGAGCAGTGGGGTGTCCCCGTCACCGAGGTCCGCGACATGGTGAAGTCCGGAAAGCTGATCGCGGTCCGCCGCGGCCCGAACAAGTCCCTCCAGGTGCCCGCCGCCTTCATCGACGGCCCGGGCCTGGTCAAGCACCTCTCCGGCACGCTGACCCTGCTGCGGGACGCCAAGTTCACCGACGCCGAGATCATCGACTGGCTGTTCACCGAGCAGCCCTCGCTGCCCGGCAGCCCGATCGAGGCCCTGGTCGAGAACCGCGGCACCGAGGTCAAGCGCCGTGCCCAGGCGGAGCTGATCTGA
- a CDS encoding class I SAM-dependent methyltransferase, with protein sequence MTVGAAEREVADLLPVGAAPAECERVLREVPLWFHTFALNRAAGIYTPGVARDHRYRLPYLPADFGGLRVLDVGTCDGFYAFLAEHRGAARVLAVDNEQFEQLARERFEVELTGGAAFRAVHGLLGSKVEYRQADALDLAGERERFDFVYCCGMLHRVENPLGVLRVLGGLLAPGGRLLVETYGMPGATSEAADVRVLAPGEATQGDDVHLWGFSPAGLGRLAGWAGLRESGDTAQLTVDGHPRLIATLLGDAA encoded by the coding sequence GTGACGGTCGGCGCGGCCGAGCGGGAGGTGGCCGACCTGCTGCCGGTCGGGGCCGCGCCGGCCGAGTGCGAGCGGGTGCTGCGCGAAGTCCCGCTCTGGTTCCACACCTTCGCGCTGAACCGGGCGGCCGGGATCTACACGCCCGGGGTGGCCAGGGACCACCGGTACCGACTGCCGTACCTGCCCGCCGACTTCGGCGGTCTGCGGGTGCTGGACGTCGGCACCTGCGACGGGTTCTACGCCTTCCTGGCCGAACACCGGGGCGCCGCGCGGGTGCTGGCGGTCGACAACGAGCAGTTCGAGCAGCTGGCCCGGGAGCGCTTCGAGGTCGAGCTGACCGGGGGAGCGGCGTTCCGCGCGGTGCACGGACTGCTCGGCTCCAAGGTCGAGTACCGGCAGGCGGACGCGCTGGACCTGGCGGGCGAGCGGGAGCGCTTCGACTTCGTGTACTGCTGCGGGATGCTGCACCGGGTGGAGAACCCGCTCGGCGTGCTCCGGGTGCTCGGCGGGCTGCTCGCCCCGGGCGGGCGGCTGCTGGTGGAGACGTACGGGATGCCGGGGGCGACCTCCGAGGCGGCCGACGTCAGGGTGCTGGCCCCCGGCGAGGCGACCCAGGGCGACGACGTCCACCTCTGGGGGTTCAGCCCGGCGGGGCTCGGGCGGCTGGCCGGCTGGGCCGGGCTCCGGGAGAGCGGCGACACCGCGCAGTTGACGGTCGACGGCCACCCGCGGCTGATCGCCACCCTGCTCGGCGACGCTGCTTAG